A genomic region of Candidatus Marimicrobium litorale contains the following coding sequences:
- a CDS encoding alcohol dehydrogenase catalytic domain-containing protein: protein MKAAVFKEVGKPLDVEIVDDPTPDPSELVLKVSYCGVCGTDLHATREGLTTACCGQILGHEYVGEIAEVGPEAEGDWEVGDRICALPFIACGTCLPCAAGRFFECEEKKVSGVNDQGGFAEYVTTGSRESVRLPDSLDLQTAALVEPLAVGIHAVRIADVKAGSRILIIGAGPIGLTVAQWCHFFGARDIIVSELAEVRVELARKMGATGVIKPDIKKGAEDLLEQFIDVAGGPPDVIFECVGAPGLLQQCIEIAPYGSKIIPVGVCEQPDAIMPFFGLVKELNIQFAIAYTLDDFETSVAMLANQRIDVAPMITDIISLEELPQAFEALKTPTSQCKVLAKL from the coding sequence ATGAAGGCTGCAGTTTTTAAGGAAGTAGGCAAACCCCTTGACGTTGAGATCGTCGATGATCCCACGCCGGACCCCTCGGAGCTGGTGCTAAAAGTGAGCTACTGCGGAGTTTGTGGCACAGATCTCCACGCCACCCGAGAAGGTCTGACCACCGCCTGCTGTGGCCAGATTCTCGGACACGAATATGTTGGAGAGATCGCCGAGGTAGGCCCGGAGGCCGAGGGCGATTGGGAAGTCGGAGATCGTATTTGTGCACTGCCGTTTATCGCCTGCGGCACCTGCCTGCCGTGTGCAGCGGGTCGCTTTTTTGAATGCGAGGAAAAGAAAGTGTCCGGGGTGAATGACCAGGGCGGCTTTGCGGAGTATGTGACGACAGGTAGCCGTGAAAGCGTGCGGCTGCCCGATAGTTTGGATCTGCAGACTGCGGCGCTGGTGGAACCTCTTGCAGTAGGCATTCACGCGGTGCGTATTGCCGATGTGAAGGCGGGGAGTCGTATTTTGATCATTGGCGCGGGTCCTATTGGCCTGACAGTTGCTCAGTGGTGCCACTTCTTTGGCGCGCGGGACATTATTGTCAGTGAGCTTGCAGAGGTCCGTGTTGAATTAGCTCGCAAGATGGGGGCAACAGGGGTGATCAAGCCCGATATCAAAAAGGGGGCGGAAGACTTGCTCGAGCAGTTCATTGACGTGGCTGGCGGGCCGCCCGATGTGATTTTCGAGTGTGTGGGAGCGCCAGGCCTTTTGCAGCAGTGTATCGAGATTGCGCCCTACGGCAGCAAGATTATCCCCGTGGGTGTCTGCGAACAGCCGGATGCAATCATGCCTTTCTTTGGACTGGTAAAAGAGCTGAATATTCAGTTCGCCATAGCCTACACGCTGGACGACTTTGAAACTTCGGTAGCGATGTTGGCGAACCAGCGTATCGACGTGGCGCCGATGATTACCGACATTATTTCACTGGAAGAGCTGCCACAGGCGTTTGAAGCGCTCAAGACGCCGACTTCTCAATGCAAGGTACTGGCAAAGCTCTAG
- a CDS encoding Rieske (2Fe-2S) protein, with protein sequence MDNKSAHRLASVRDIDPGKTLCVEVDGREILICHTKKGFFAVDNLCSHAAARLCEGKLKGQKILCPLHGAAFDVRDGSALTRPASTQIDTFPIRVAGDDIILVSDS encoded by the coding sequence TTGGACAATAAATCGGCTCATCGCCTTGCTTCCGTCCGTGATATTGATCCCGGTAAGACACTGTGTGTTGAGGTAGACGGCAGAGAAATATTGATTTGCCACACCAAGAAGGGTTTTTTCGCGGTGGATAATTTGTGTAGTCATGCCGCTGCGCGCCTTTGTGAAGGAAAACTGAAGGGGCAAAAAATACTGTGCCCCCTGCACGGGGCTGCATTTGATGTTAGGGACGGTAGCGCACTGACGCGACCCGCGTCGACACAGATTGACACCTTTCCAATCAGGGTGGCAGGTGACGATATTATTCTTGTCTCAGATTCATAG
- a CDS encoding aromatic ring-hydroxylating oxygenase subunit alpha, with product MPQTTVEEAFSDGMAPRTVTRATLDKRDYISEASRQAEWEGIWTRCWLFSGLVSDLEDSGDYFVYPLGRESVVVLKDEQGDIRAFYNVCQHRGNRIFTSESGSIQHVVCPYHGWRYGLDGLLREIPDEQRFCPEVDRSQRSLKPVKLAVWAGLIWINMDPDAASLEDYLGSIMQNLEPYHFERMVLAKHQTVHLDANWKTVRDNFLEQYHVDFIHPQHASFVDCCNSENVLWPYGHSATMVEGFVTNSRYPTPEETPEHLVMALRSLGMDPAEFTGRVADIRKAVQARKRELGPELGFDYSEFSDSQITDVWQYDIFPNTFMTITAEEVWVYGPRPDATDPDRCYFDKWTISIPREQGCDLKRKLTLNPRLVASIDDERPQHEVFTAADVIAEKHTLTITLDQDIYYLADMQAGMHSRGFECAVLNEDEVRVQHFHDWVEYYVSQH from the coding sequence ATGCCACAGACTACAGTTGAAGAAGCTTTTTCTGATGGAATGGCACCGCGTACTGTGACCAGAGCGACTCTGGATAAGCGAGACTATATATCGGAGGCTTCGCGACAGGCTGAATGGGAGGGTATCTGGACCCGCTGTTGGTTATTTTCGGGCCTTGTTTCAGACCTGGAAGACAGTGGCGATTATTTTGTTTACCCCCTCGGACGAGAGTCAGTTGTAGTTTTAAAAGATGAGCAGGGTGATATCCGGGCGTTTTATAATGTTTGTCAGCACCGCGGCAACCGGATTTTTACCAGTGAGAGCGGCTCGATACAGCACGTCGTATGCCCCTACCACGGCTGGCGCTACGGCCTTGACGGACTCTTACGGGAGATTCCAGACGAGCAGCGGTTCTGCCCTGAAGTTGACAGATCTCAGCGCTCGCTAAAACCCGTGAAGCTTGCGGTGTGGGCTGGGCTGATTTGGATCAATATGGATCCTGACGCGGCTTCGCTTGAGGATTATCTTGGTTCTATTATGCAAAATCTTGAGCCTTACCATTTTGAAAGAATGGTTCTTGCGAAGCATCAGACCGTTCACCTCGATGCAAACTGGAAAACCGTGAGAGACAATTTTCTCGAGCAATACCATGTCGACTTTATACACCCTCAGCACGCAAGTTTTGTCGACTGCTGTAACTCCGAAAACGTGCTCTGGCCTTATGGGCATTCCGCGACCATGGTCGAAGGTTTTGTGACCAACTCTCGCTACCCGACACCGGAGGAGACACCAGAACACCTCGTAATGGCGCTGAGGTCACTCGGGATGGACCCAGCGGAATTTACGGGTCGAGTGGCCGACATTCGAAAGGCAGTGCAGGCGCGTAAGCGGGAACTGGGTCCGGAGCTGGGGTTTGATTATTCGGAATTTAGCGACAGTCAGATAACCGATGTCTGGCAATACGATATCTTCCCCAACACGTTTATGACTATTACCGCGGAGGAGGTTTGGGTTTATGGCCCCCGGCCCGATGCTACCGATCCTGACCGCTGCTATTTTGACAAATGGACTATTAGCATTCCCCGGGAGCAGGGCTGTGACCTGAAACGTAAGTTGACCTTAAATCCCCGCTTGGTGGCGTCTATCGATGACGAAAGGCCACAACACGAGGTGTTTACAGCGGCGGATGTGATTGCGGAGAAACACACACTGACGATCACACTGGACCAGGATATCTACTATCTGGCGGATATGCAGGCAGGTATGCATTCAAGGGGTTTTGAATGTGCCGTTCTGAATGAGGACGAGGTACGCGTGCAGCACTTTCATGACTGGGTTGAGTATTATGTTAGCCAGCACTGA
- a CDS encoding nuclear transport factor 2 family protein, with translation MGDKIQALVDKQEIYELSCRYMRGLDRLDENLLRDVFFDDAWCDYGFTEGTAGEFIKFALSALQDHHANQHMIGNVLIELEGDEAYGEIYFHAYHKIKAETGAGFEEVIIAGRYLDRYEKRDGVWKFAYRSEIVDWSRTQPAVDSYFDMAPDCYRGGRQNDRVYQRTDRRRS, from the coding sequence ATGGGCGACAAGATTCAAGCGCTGGTTGATAAGCAGGAAATCTACGAGCTCTCCTGCCGGTATATGCGCGGACTGGATCGTTTAGACGAAAATCTACTGCGTGATGTTTTTTTCGATGATGCGTGGTGCGACTACGGCTTTACAGAGGGCACTGCAGGCGAATTTATAAAGTTTGCCCTCAGTGCGCTTCAGGATCATCACGCTAATCAGCACATGATCGGCAATGTACTGATTGAGCTGGAAGGTGACGAGGCCTATGGCGAAATTTATTTTCATGCCTATCATAAGATCAAAGCAGAGACGGGAGCGGGCTTTGAGGAGGTCATTATTGCTGGCCGTTACCTCGACCGTTATGAGAAACGTGACGGGGTCTGGAAATTCGCCTACCGTAGCGAAATAGTCGACTGGAGCAGGACCCAGCCCGCAGTAGACAGCTACTTTGATATGGCGCCTGACTGTTACCGGGGTGGTCGCCAAAACGACCGTGTCTACCAGCGCACTGATCGTCGTCGTAGCTAG
- a CDS encoding acyl-CoA dehydrogenase family protein encodes MNLNFTEEELAFQQDVRQFLQENLPQHIVDGTANNGSVFVETDIALEWQAILVDKGWAVPQWPTEHGGTGWSPTQKYIFSRECYQAGAPMLIPLGLLMLAPVIMAFGTEEQKAEYLPKILSGEHYWCQGYSEPSAGSDLASLKLKADADGDDYIVNGSKIWTTHAHLADHIFCLVRTDNSVKPQAGISFLLIDMDTDGVTVEPIITMAGDHEVNQVFFDNVRVPQSNRIGEENQGWSYAKYLLEFERGGGFSAHRIRHEINGLRELMRDASRNNPHFDSSHDLERRVSRVEIDLKALEITELRILSSVSGGGNPGPESSIMKLSAVRLEQEVNEMAVEVLGYTGFEMNPIPEGNPVRADYISSVVPRYLNNRAASIFGGSQEVQRNIIAKMVLGL; translated from the coding sequence ATGAATCTGAATTTCACCGAGGAAGAACTGGCTTTTCAACAAGACGTTCGCCAGTTTCTGCAGGAAAATCTGCCACAACATATTGTCGACGGTACTGCCAATAACGGCAGCGTGTTCGTTGAGACCGACATCGCACTTGAATGGCAGGCCATTCTGGTAGACAAAGGCTGGGCCGTGCCCCAGTGGCCGACCGAGCATGGCGGCACAGGTTGGTCACCCACTCAGAAGTATATCTTTAGCAGGGAGTGCTACCAAGCCGGCGCACCCATGCTCATTCCTCTCGGATTGTTAATGCTTGCACCGGTTATCATGGCATTTGGCACAGAGGAACAGAAAGCAGAATACCTGCCAAAAATTCTCAGCGGCGAGCACTATTGGTGCCAGGGCTACTCTGAACCGAGCGCAGGTTCCGACCTAGCCAGTCTGAAGCTGAAGGCGGACGCCGATGGCGATGACTATATCGTCAACGGCTCTAAAATTTGGACGACTCATGCGCATCTCGCTGATCATATTTTTTGCCTGGTCAGAACAGATAACAGTGTCAAACCGCAGGCCGGTATCAGCTTCCTGCTAATCGACATGGATACCGACGGGGTTACCGTAGAACCAATCATCACCATGGCTGGCGATCACGAGGTCAATCAGGTCTTCTTCGATAATGTTCGAGTGCCTCAATCAAATCGTATCGGTGAAGAAAATCAAGGCTGGTCCTATGCCAAGTACCTCCTCGAGTTTGAGCGTGGCGGCGGTTTCAGCGCCCACCGTATTCGTCACGAGATTAACGGGTTGCGCGAACTGATGCGTGATGCCAGTAGAAACAATCCACACTTTGACAGTAGCCACGACCTCGAGCGAAGAGTCTCCCGGGTTGAGATCGATTTAAAGGCGCTGGAGATTACTGAATTACGCATCCTGTCCTCGGTCAGCGGTGGCGGTAACCCTGGCCCCGAGTCTTCCATTATGAAGCTGTCTGCAGTCCGTCTTGAACAGGAAGTGAACGAGATGGCGGTCGAAGTGCTGGGCTACACCGGCTTTGAGATGAACCCGATTCCCGAGGGGAATCCGGTGCGTGCGGATTACATCAGCTCGGTCGTCCCGCGGTACCTCAATAACAGGGCCGCGTCGATTTTTGGCGGATCACAGGAAGTACAAAGAAACATTATCGCCAAAATGGTTCTCGGGCTGTAA
- a CDS encoding aromatic ring-hydroxylating oxygenase subunit alpha has translation MPKQQKPIPGQARASGPSVLDTLSADSIAPPDPLLDSQYEFLGDGDIPFERYTSESYRQREVRELWSRSWQWACREEHLPDVGDTYTYDIGPYSVIVVRSKPDTIQAFLNSCTHRGTRILGGQGSGYGAAFTCPFHGWSWELDGSIRNIPGRWDFPHVCNETHDLQAVNCQLWGGFVFINLDLDAKPLASYLDILPQHFQHFPLERRRIKVHVQKTLPANWKAAQEAFMEAYHNFETHDSPNGGNTQYDVFGKYVSRFIHNIGNYSPESLQDYPGDKWRRPALTEDEQLAFLSVFNLEYGAVPEGGSAREIAAQKLRDYFGESLGIDFSEVSECLMLDSIEYHLFPNMFFFAGINVPMVYRFRPNGEDVESSIFDLFILEPLSEGEPHPEPPEPHFLDVEQSYTEVKELGWLAPVYDEDTGNLDLQQKGFKTSRKTGLTLGNYQEARIRRVHLTLDEFMPETGE, from the coding sequence ATGCCAAAACAGCAAAAACCAATTCCGGGGCAGGCCAGGGCCAGCGGCCCTAGCGTACTGGACACCCTGTCAGCCGATAGTATAGCGCCGCCCGACCCGTTACTGGATAGTCAGTATGAATTCCTCGGGGATGGCGATATCCCCTTCGAAAGATATACCTCGGAATCCTACCGCCAGCGCGAGGTGCGCGAATTATGGTCCCGCAGTTGGCAGTGGGCCTGCCGCGAGGAACACCTGCCCGACGTGGGGGATACCTATACCTATGATATCGGTCCCTACTCGGTCATCGTGGTTCGTTCCAAACCCGATACCATACAGGCCTTCCTGAACTCCTGTACACACCGGGGTACGCGTATCCTGGGAGGGCAGGGCAGTGGCTATGGCGCTGCGTTTACCTGCCCATTCCACGGCTGGTCCTGGGAGCTGGACGGCTCTATCCGAAATATTCCAGGTCGCTGGGATTTTCCCCATGTCTGCAACGAGACGCATGACCTGCAGGCCGTCAACTGCCAACTTTGGGGAGGGTTCGTTTTTATCAATCTTGATCTGGACGCGAAGCCTCTGGCAAGTTACCTGGATATCCTGCCCCAGCACTTCCAACATTTCCCTCTAGAGCGCCGTCGAATCAAGGTGCATGTGCAGAAGACGCTACCTGCGAACTGGAAGGCGGCTCAGGAGGCGTTCATGGAGGCCTACCATAATTTTGAAACGCATGATTCCCCCAATGGAGGAAATACCCAGTACGATGTGTTCGGCAAGTACGTCAGCCGATTTATCCATAATATTGGTAATTACAGCCCGGAATCCCTGCAGGATTATCCCGGAGATAAATGGCGGAGACCCGCGCTGACGGAGGACGAGCAGTTGGCATTCCTTAGCGTATTTAATCTTGAATATGGTGCGGTTCCCGAGGGCGGTTCCGCCCGGGAGATTGCGGCACAAAAACTGCGGGACTATTTCGGCGAGAGTCTCGGCATCGATTTCTCCGAGGTCAGCGAATGTCTGATGCTGGACTCTATAGAATATCACCTGTTTCCCAACATGTTTTTTTTCGCAGGTATCAATGTGCCTATGGTGTATCGTTTTCGCCCCAATGGAGAAGACGTGGAAAGCAGTATTTTTGATCTCTTCATACTCGAGCCGTTATCAGAGGGGGAGCCGCATCCAGAGCCACCCGAACCTCATTTTCTCGATGTAGAGCAGTCCTATACCGAAGTTAAAGAGCTGGGTTGGTTAGCCCCCGTCTATGATGAAGACACAGGTAATCTCGATCTGCAGCAGAAAGGGTTCAAGACCAGTCGCAAGACCGGCCTTACATTGGGTAATTATCAGGAAGCGAGGATTCGTCGCGTGCACTTGACGCTGGATGAATTCATGCCTGAAACAGGAGAATAG
- a CDS encoding ThuA domain-containing protein — protein sequence MSKSDRIDVYLVAGGKYHNIDYARLEILKLLAEQSRIKVQVGSDYSDISTICDSDFLITYTCDVIPSESETKRLIEFVDSGKKWFALHGTNSILRFLEPAEDGSMRVDCPEENTPFMEVLGSQFMSHPPIQPYQVHATEPDHPLVKNIPTFTVDDEMYLCKMHGEHQTLMHCVWDGPVEGFVRNDWQKGTDIQPVLYIHPYGKGQVLYFTLGHCRGKYDMQPLVEEYPVPEEGAWKSDEFYEVLRRGIVWAMEAA from the coding sequence ATGAGTAAGTCGGACCGCATAGACGTATACCTCGTGGCCGGGGGTAAGTATCACAATATTGACTACGCCCGGTTGGAAATTCTCAAACTGCTCGCGGAGCAATCCCGAATCAAGGTGCAGGTGGGTAGCGATTACAGCGATATCAGCACTATCTGTGATAGTGATTTCCTGATTACCTACACCTGCGATGTCATTCCCTCCGAGTCAGAGACAAAACGCCTGATCGAGTTTGTGGACAGTGGCAAAAAATGGTTTGCCCTGCATGGTACTAACTCGATACTGCGCTTTCTTGAGCCCGCCGAGGATGGCAGTATGCGGGTGGACTGTCCCGAAGAGAATACGCCGTTCATGGAAGTCCTCGGTAGCCAGTTCATGTCCCACCCCCCTATCCAGCCTTACCAGGTGCACGCTACAGAACCGGATCATCCGCTGGTAAAAAACATCCCCACGTTTACCGTGGATGATGAAATGTACCTGTGCAAGATGCACGGGGAGCACCAAACGCTAATGCACTGCGTCTGGGACGGTCCTGTCGAAGGCTTCGTGAGGAACGACTGGCAAAAAGGTACGGACATACAGCCTGTTCTTTACATTCACCCCTACGGTAAGGGTCAGGTGCTGTACTTTACTCTTGGCCACTGCCGCGGAAAGTACGATATGCAGCCACTGGTAGAGGAGTACCCGGTGCCTGAGGAGGGGGCCTGGAAAAGCGACGAGTTCTACGAGGTATTACGTCGCGGAATTGTGTGGGCGATGGAAGCGGCCTGA
- a CDS encoding aromatic ring-hydroxylating oxygenase subunit alpha — MQRQHLVEEVKILLDLVARNTTTLADSVMEIDVSEYTDPALFEREKIELFRNYPQFAGPSCILPEPGDYFAFDDTGIPILIVRQDDASLKAFVNICSHRGAPLNECDHGKAKKGRMFSCPYHGWSYDLEGKLIGVPFGNEGFDSIDRDTLGLRTLDVQEKYGMVFVMPNPDMTFNIDEVLGGIQERLSGFGFEDHYYLGAKQVFTNFSWKLNMDTFHEYYHFEFLHPESIATMAYSNTAHYKQYERNHSMGSPSLAINELKDIPEDQWEPREYSSYVNFLFPNTVIFVVNDHFQTWRVYPIAPDRSVVYHSMFLPAEPKTSEERQGYEEYFQMINDVAVAEDYSLVDKINRGLQAGIERKVLVGRNEPGVQNMHRQLHDVLS, encoded by the coding sequence ATGCAGCGGCAACACCTGGTTGAAGAAGTAAAGATTCTGCTGGATCTTGTCGCGCGGAACACCACCACGCTGGCCGACAGTGTGATGGAAATCGATGTCAGTGAGTACACGGACCCCGCTTTATTCGAGCGTGAAAAAATTGAACTTTTTCGTAACTATCCGCAGTTTGCAGGTCCCAGCTGCATACTCCCCGAGCCGGGAGATTACTTTGCATTCGACGATACGGGTATTCCTATACTCATAGTCAGGCAAGATGACGCCAGCCTGAAAGCATTTGTAAATATCTGCTCCCACCGCGGTGCTCCTCTCAATGAATGCGATCATGGCAAGGCAAAGAAAGGGCGCATGTTTTCATGTCCCTATCATGGCTGGAGTTACGATCTGGAGGGGAAATTGATTGGCGTACCATTTGGCAACGAGGGGTTTGACTCCATCGATCGCGATACGCTGGGCCTGCGAACACTGGATGTGCAGGAAAAATATGGCATGGTATTTGTGATGCCCAATCCCGATATGACCTTTAATATAGACGAAGTTCTGGGCGGCATTCAGGAGCGCTTGTCAGGCTTTGGCTTCGAAGACCATTACTATCTGGGTGCAAAACAGGTTTTCACTAATTTCAGCTGGAAGCTTAATATGGACACCTTCCACGAGTACTATCACTTCGAATTCTTACACCCCGAATCTATTGCCACCATGGCCTACAGCAATACGGCCCACTACAAGCAATACGAACGCAATCACTCCATGGGCTCACCATCACTGGCCATTAATGAACTCAAGGACATCCCGGAGGATCAGTGGGAGCCAAGGGAATACAGCTCCTACGTTAACTTCCTATTTCCCAACACCGTGATCTTTGTCGTGAACGACCACTTTCAGACCTGGCGCGTCTATCCCATCGCTCCCGACCGCTCTGTGGTTTATCACAGTATGTTTTTGCCAGCAGAGCCTAAAACATCTGAGGAACGGCAAGGCTATGAAGAATACTTCCAGATGATTAATGATGTCGCTGTTGCGGAGGACTACTCACTGGTAGACAAGATCAACCGGGGGCTCCAGGCAGGTATAGAGCGCAAAGTCCTGGTGGGCCGCAATGAGCCGGGGGTACAAAATATGCATCGACAGCTGCACGATGTGTTGTCCTAG
- a CDS encoding SDR family NAD(P)-dependent oxidoreductase — MDLGLSGKKAIVTGSTRGIGRAIANLLADEGADIAICSRNQEEVDSAVSELGAKGVKVTGAVVDVADKDAYQAWVAAAAGELGGIDIFVPNVSAGGGNMSEEGWENALNVDVFGTTRGIEAAMPFLEKSDAASIVIISSTAGVETFMGPQPYNAIKGALVIHGKQLSQALAATGIRVNCVSPGPIFIEGGAWEFIKENMSDLYEGTLAQIPQGRFGTAEEIANAVAFLASPAASLITGVNLVADGGFTKRVQL; from the coding sequence ATGGATCTCGGATTATCTGGAAAAAAAGCAATCGTCACCGGCTCCACACGCGGCATCGGCCGCGCTATCGCCAACCTGCTCGCGGATGAGGGCGCAGACATCGCCATCTGCTCGCGCAACCAGGAGGAAGTCGACAGTGCCGTTTCCGAGCTTGGCGCCAAAGGTGTCAAAGTGACCGGTGCAGTCGTCGACGTAGCTGACAAAGACGCCTACCAGGCCTGGGTGGCCGCTGCGGCCGGCGAGCTGGGCGGTATCGATATCTTTGTACCGAACGTCAGTGCCGGTGGCGGCAACATGAGCGAAGAAGGTTGGGAAAATGCCTTAAACGTTGACGTCTTTGGCACCACCCGCGGAATCGAGGCGGCTATGCCATTTTTGGAAAAGTCAGATGCTGCGTCTATCGTGATCATCTCCAGCACCGCTGGTGTTGAGACCTTTATGGGCCCTCAACCCTACAATGCTATTAAAGGGGCGCTGGTCATACACGGCAAACAATTGAGCCAGGCTCTCGCAGCCACTGGTATTCGAGTCAACTGTGTGTCCCCCGGCCCGATCTTCATTGAGGGCGGCGCCTGGGAATTCATCAAGGAAAACATGTCCGACCTTTATGAAGGCACGCTGGCCCAAATTCCCCAGGGCCGCTTTGGCACCGCCGAGGAAATTGCTAACGCGGTGGCTTTCCTCGCAAGCCCCGCTGCGAGCCTGATCACCGGAGTGAATCTGGTCGCGGATGGCGGCTTCACAAAGCGGGTACAGCTATAA
- a CDS encoding nuclear transport factor 2 family protein, which translates to MPGENSNISITQQTADRLAIADTLYLHSRGLDRLDAVALRDAYWPESEVDYGSYKGNAHVFAELVIGALSQQYELTRHSLSNTLIELSGSSALCESCVHAGHLLPGAKEELLFYGRYLDKMEKRSNQWKILHRQVVVDWIKRHPVVDERNSEAFDALAKGTRRDSDPLYSFLRSGET; encoded by the coding sequence ATGCCAGGTGAAAACAGTAATATCTCGATAACGCAGCAGACCGCAGACCGCCTCGCCATCGCAGACACGCTCTATCTGCACAGTCGAGGATTGGATCGCCTCGATGCGGTGGCACTTCGCGACGCGTACTGGCCCGAGTCTGAGGTTGACTATGGCAGCTACAAGGGCAATGCCCACGTCTTCGCTGAGTTGGTGATAGGCGCCCTGTCACAACAATACGAGCTGACTCGACACAGCCTGAGCAATACGCTGATAGAGTTGTCAGGCAGCTCAGCTCTCTGCGAAAGCTGCGTTCACGCGGGCCACCTGCTGCCGGGCGCCAAGGAAGAGTTATTGTTTTACGGACGCTACCTCGACAAAATGGAAAAACGCAGTAACCAGTGGAAAATTCTGCATCGGCAAGTCGTGGTCGACTGGATCAAGCGCCACCCGGTTGTCGACGAGCGCAACAGCGAAGCCTTCGATGCTTTGGCCAAAGGGACGCGTCGAGATAGCGACCCGCTATACTCTTTTCTTAGATCAGGAGAAACATAA